A single Nitrosospira multiformis ATCC 25196 DNA region contains:
- a CDS encoding bifunctional glycoside hydrolase 114/ polysaccharide deacetylase family protein, producing MQTATPNPIIPATDIGDRGGLRICKGRKDHGGIRDNLPQPSGFRFLFHFSGAIRSEASSLCSGIWQLLLLLMLMLMASAAHSDGLELEKRDIVFYYGSRPPVEDLRHFDQIVIQPSQILPHEKTALLNLDSSLVFAYVSFGEIARNSEDMARIDTDWSIGVNPAWNSLVMDMTDPAWREYLLKQHFERLWRDGYRAFFLDTVDSYLIVTPEGKQREEQEKGLVSLLAEVKQRFPGCKLILNRGFEVLDRASQYADGMVAESLFHGFDPVSGKHAPTKEENRKWLLDQLVRAQNEFKVPITVLDYVDPGNWVEAEKTARDILKLGFMPWVANGDLTWLGQGRIRLAPRKLLAIVNGTPAQQMEHDLFRHAAMPLEYLGLALDYWYIDQLPLPIEPLVGRYAGIIAWLGEDSANGTERYESVCARLQSEANANLPIVFMGYLPAGVACRNLLDYQGELYPTTGILKLDAMNDRLGRPESAPVIGSGTPDVRVRDRNNAWLTLSSADKIFHPIAVTNWGGYALHPHILSESVSGRHEWLLDPFVFFQAALRLPVQPVFDMTTENGRRLEIIEVRGDRLFAKDEQGVEAIDRLRGWMEKNPLPITLGVIEAEVATEEQQSKLRQVASLPQVRLASHTYSHPFYWGVFEGKTDADQQSYRYSVFMKDYAAEMTRETGGTLPFLRTMAPDSPPLLIWSGDGKPGPAVLAAAQKAGLPHYGGGGLHWQSGQISLADLDPALRPTEWGIQVMTPLIAEPLFAQLWYGEALNFGKVGEWNRELDLARRLRVSSISIHADAFLNERGRELLEQMAGAQRKENVLGIWVDEYVTRVRAFQTASIARDLDGNWSLFGDTLRTVRLPPTEMTPEISSDVVGYNDRNDNRYIHLARNHAILKAAQGKRNGNPGLRLIEASAPLKSWHINNDGSATLLFESGGRLAPLTVTAPASCALSINDTKLIPQVKGAHSVYTVPGNLTAGKFRLEC from the coding sequence TTGCAAACTGCCACACCCAATCCCATTATTCCCGCCACTGACATCGGAGACAGGGGGGGGCTGCGTATCTGTAAAGGTCGCAAAGATCATGGCGGCATCCGCGACAACCTGCCTCAACCATCAGGATTCCGCTTCCTGTTCCATTTTTCCGGTGCGATCCGGAGCGAAGCATCGTCGCTCTGTTCAGGCATCTGGCAACTGCTTCTGTTACTGATGCTGATGCTGATGGCATCAGCGGCCCACTCAGACGGCCTGGAGCTGGAGAAACGCGATATTGTGTTTTACTATGGCAGCAGGCCCCCTGTCGAAGATCTGCGCCATTTCGACCAGATCGTCATCCAGCCAAGCCAGATTCTGCCGCATGAGAAAACAGCGCTGTTGAATCTGGACTCTTCACTCGTCTTCGCCTATGTCTCGTTTGGTGAAATCGCCCGCAACAGCGAAGATATGGCGCGTATCGATACGGACTGGTCGATAGGCGTCAACCCTGCCTGGAACAGCCTGGTAATGGACATGACCGATCCTGCCTGGCGCGAATACCTGCTGAAGCAGCACTTCGAACGCTTGTGGCGTGACGGTTACCGCGCCTTTTTTCTCGATACAGTGGACAGTTACCTGATCGTGACGCCGGAAGGCAAACAACGCGAAGAGCAGGAAAAAGGACTGGTTTCATTGCTCGCGGAAGTCAAGCAGCGTTTTCCAGGATGCAAGCTCATTCTCAACCGGGGCTTCGAAGTACTGGACCGGGCCAGCCAGTATGCCGATGGTATGGTGGCGGAATCTCTTTTTCATGGTTTTGACCCAGTTAGCGGTAAACACGCCCCAACCAAGGAAGAAAACAGAAAGTGGCTGCTCGATCAGCTGGTGCGGGCGCAAAACGAATTCAAGGTGCCCATTACGGTGCTCGACTATGTCGATCCGGGGAACTGGGTAGAGGCGGAAAAAACGGCGCGTGACATTCTCAAGCTGGGATTCATGCCCTGGGTGGCCAATGGAGACCTGACGTGGCTGGGGCAGGGACGAATACGCCTGGCTCCCCGCAAACTGCTGGCTATCGTTAATGGAACGCCCGCGCAGCAGATGGAGCATGATCTGTTTCGGCATGCTGCCATGCCGCTCGAATATCTTGGCTTGGCGCTCGACTATTGGTACATCGATCAGCTTCCCTTGCCGATTGAACCGCTCGTCGGGCGGTATGCCGGGATTATCGCGTGGCTGGGGGAGGACAGTGCGAACGGTACCGAACGGTATGAGAGTGTCTGCGCACGGCTGCAGTCAGAAGCGAATGCGAACCTGCCCATAGTGTTCATGGGTTATCTGCCGGCAGGTGTTGCGTGCCGGAATCTGCTGGATTATCAGGGTGAATTGTACCCGACGACCGGCATATTGAAACTCGATGCCATGAATGATCGCCTGGGACGCCCTGAGTCCGCTCCGGTTATCGGCAGCGGCACGCCCGATGTACGGGTTCGAGACCGCAATAACGCATGGCTCACCTTGAGCAGTGCTGACAAAATATTTCATCCGATTGCGGTGACGAACTGGGGCGGGTACGCGTTACATCCCCATATCCTGAGTGAGAGCGTCTCCGGGCGGCACGAATGGCTGCTCGATCCTTTTGTTTTTTTCCAGGCGGCGTTGCGTCTGCCGGTGCAGCCGGTATTTGACATGACAACGGAAAACGGGCGGCGCCTGGAGATTATCGAGGTGAGGGGAGATCGCCTGTTTGCAAAGGATGAGCAGGGTGTGGAGGCAATCGACCGGCTCAGGGGCTGGATGGAAAAAAATCCGCTGCCGATAACATTGGGTGTCATTGAAGCGGAAGTAGCCACCGAAGAGCAGCAGAGCAAGCTGCGCCAGGTGGCCAGTTTGCCCCAAGTTCGTCTGGCAAGCCATACCTACAGTCACCCTTTTTATTGGGGGGTGTTCGAAGGTAAGACAGACGCGGATCAACAATCCTACCGATACAGCGTATTCATGAAGGATTACGCGGCGGAAATGACGCGCGAAACAGGTGGCACTCTTCCATTCCTGCGTACGATGGCACCGGATTCCCCTCCGTTATTGATCTGGTCTGGGGATGGCAAGCCAGGGCCCGCAGTGCTGGCCGCCGCGCAGAAAGCCGGGCTGCCGCATTATGGCGGAGGGGGGCTGCATTGGCAGAGTGGACAGATATCGCTTGCAGACCTTGATCCCGCACTTCGTCCGACAGAATGGGGTATTCAGGTGATGACGCCGCTGATTGCCGAACCTCTGTTCGCGCAGCTCTGGTACGGCGAAGCCCTGAATTTTGGTAAGGTTGGCGAATGGAACCGGGAGCTCGACCTTGCACGCCGGTTGCGTGTTTCGTCCATATCGATTCATGCCGATGCGTTCCTGAACGAACGGGGGAGGGAGCTTCTGGAGCAGATGGCGGGGGCGCAGCGGAAGGAAAATGTGCTCGGCATCTGGGTCGATGAATATGTCACTCGCGTGCGTGCGTTCCAGACGGCAAGCATCGCACGCGATCTCGACGGCAATTGGTCTCTTTTCGGGGATACCCTCAGAACAGTGCGGTTGCCCCCGACCGAAATGACGCCGGAAATCTCCAGCGATGTAGTTGGATATAATGATCGCAACGACAACCGCTACATCCACCTCGCTCGGAATCACGCAATCCTGAAAGCCGCTCAAGGTAAACGGAACGGAAATCCGGGACTGAGATTGATCGAGGCGAGTGCCCCCCTTAAATCCTGGCATATCAACAATGATGGTTCCGCCACGCTTTTATTTGAATCGGGCGGCCGTTTGGCGCCCCTGACCGTCACGGCTCCCGCTTCCTGCGCCTTGAGCATAAATGACACAAAGTTGATACCGCAGGTGAAGGGTGCACATTCCGTTTATACAGTTCCAGGAAACCTGACAGCGGGAAAATTCCGGCTTGAGTGTTGA
- a CDS encoding YgfZ/GcvT domain-containing protein, with amino-acid sequence MNPVWHSYLQHRGAIFREDCIVSYGNAAAELESTRSANVLSDLSHFGLIHFWGEDAETFLQGQLSCDIRRATTSTASYGSYCNPKGRILATFLIWRTTGDGYLMQLPAILLAGIQKRLAMYVLRAKVKLADSSGAWVHIGVAGPHAAALLRKILGEIPVVPLGVRHGERGSIIRLAEDRFQLLILPEQAPTIWEDLSRNATQVGKPCWDWLEIRAGIPHILPATQEQFVPQMVNLDTLGGISFQKGCYPGQEIVARTQYLGKIKRRMYLANVRPAAGDLPIEAGDELFSADLGEQSAGMVVNPASSSDGGTDLLAVIQTSSVEAGEIHWKSLEGPALGIMPLPYSANQ; translated from the coding sequence ATGAATCCTGTCTGGCACTCCTACCTGCAACACCGCGGTGCGATTTTCCGGGAAGACTGCATTGTCAGCTACGGCAATGCTGCTGCCGAACTTGAGAGTACCCGATCTGCCAACGTACTGAGTGATCTTTCTCATTTTGGCCTGATTCACTTTTGGGGAGAGGATGCGGAAACTTTCCTGCAAGGACAATTGAGTTGCGATATAAGGCGCGCCACTACCTCAACAGCCTCCTACGGGAGCTATTGCAATCCCAAAGGCAGAATTCTCGCGACTTTTCTGATTTGGCGGACGACTGGTGACGGGTATCTCATGCAGCTGCCTGCAATCTTGCTCGCGGGGATCCAGAAGCGCCTCGCCATGTATGTGCTGCGGGCCAAGGTCAAATTGGCGGACAGCAGTGGAGCCTGGGTCCACATAGGGGTCGCGGGCCCTCATGCTGCGGCCCTGTTAAGGAAGATCCTGGGGGAAATTCCTGTCGTGCCTCTCGGAGTGAGGCATGGCGAAAGAGGAAGCATCATCCGTCTTGCGGAGGATCGCTTTCAACTCCTCATTCTTCCCGAGCAGGCGCCCACTATATGGGAAGATTTGAGCAGGAATGCGACCCAGGTAGGGAAGCCCTGTTGGGACTGGCTGGAAATCCGGGCAGGTATTCCCCACATCCTGCCCGCAACCCAGGAACAATTCGTGCCCCAGATGGTGAATCTGGATACTCTCGGGGGGATAAGCTTTCAGAAAGGTTGTTATCCCGGCCAGGAAATCGTTGCCCGCACGCAGTATCTCGGCAAAATAAAGCGGCGCATGTATCTTGCAAATGTTCGTCCAGCAGCGGGTGATCTGCCAATCGAAGCGGGGGATGAGTTATTCAGCGCCGACTTGGGGGAACAATCTGCGGGTATGGTAGTCAACCCAGCATCGTCCTCCGACGGAGGAACTGATCTATTGGCTGTCATTCAGACCAGCAGTGTCGAGGCAGGTGAAATTCACTGGAAATCGCTGGAGGGTCCCGCACTGGGAATTATGCCGCTACCTTATTCCGCGAATCAGTAA
- a CDS encoding protein YgfX, with the protein MQPVVQRSVPSLVVHLKPSRRLGIVLSFAHFVAIVLLWPLTLPLSAKLTGSALLVISLVFYLKRYALLCSPDSVSGLEVTDEMVFTLNMRDGGQIACALLGSSFVAPYLTVLDLRPLKIDKTDASPRQWSRYFSRSVVILPDGINSEEFRQLRVLLRWKWRSRRGELRRLE; encoded by the coding sequence ATGCAACCCGTTGTGCAACGCTCCGTGCCTTCCCTCGTCGTCCATCTGAAACCCTCGCGTAGATTAGGAATAGTCCTCAGCTTCGCGCACTTTGTGGCTATTGTATTGTTGTGGCCCCTGACGTTGCCCCTTTCAGCCAAATTGACGGGCTCCGCTTTGCTCGTCATCAGCCTTGTTTTCTACCTGAAGCGCTATGCATTGTTGTGCTCGCCGGATTCCGTTTCCGGCCTCGAAGTAACCGATGAAATGGTGTTTACCCTGAATATGCGGGATGGAGGGCAGATCGCCTGTGCCTTGCTTGGCAGCAGTTTCGTCGCACCCTATCTGACGGTGCTCGACTTGAGACCCCTGAAAATCGATAAGACAGACGCATCTCCACGACAGTGGAGCCGGTATTTTTCGCGCAGTGTCGTAATCCTTCCCGATGGAATAAACTCGGAAGAATTCAGGCAGCTACGGGTGCTGTTGCGATGGAAATGGAGAAGCCGGAGAGGCGAATTGAGGCGGCTTGAATAG
- a CDS encoding CysB family HTH-type transcriptional regulator, with the protein MNFQQLRIIHETVRQNYNLTEAANALFTSQSGVSKHIKDLEDELGVELFVRKGKRLLGLTNPGKELIEIVERILLDAKNVKRLAEQFSKRDKGRLTIATTHTQAQYALPTVVTQFKKTFPQVHLVLHQASPGEIVSMLLDGVADIGIATEALESVAELASFPYYSWHHAVIVPPGHPLEAIQPLTLEGIAEFPIITYHEGFTGRAGIDQTFAGAGLVLDIAMSALDADVIKTYVELGLGVGLVASMAFNPVRDTRLTLLDSSHLFGQNITHISIRRGHYLRGYAYRFIELCLPSLTEAAIRAGVRPRAGVELGD; encoded by the coding sequence ATGAACTTTCAACAATTGCGCATCATCCATGAGACAGTCCGCCAGAACTATAACCTGACCGAAGCGGCCAATGCCCTGTTCACTTCCCAGTCCGGCGTCAGCAAACACATCAAGGATCTTGAAGATGAATTGGGCGTCGAATTATTCGTGCGCAAAGGCAAACGGCTGCTCGGCCTGACCAATCCGGGCAAGGAGTTGATAGAGATTGTCGAGCGCATCCTTCTGGATGCAAAGAATGTCAAGCGTCTGGCTGAACAGTTCAGCAAGCGGGATAAAGGACGGCTGACCATCGCCACTACCCACACGCAGGCGCAGTACGCACTCCCTACGGTGGTCACGCAATTCAAGAAAACCTTTCCCCAGGTGCATCTCGTCCTGCACCAGGCCAGCCCCGGCGAAATCGTATCGATGCTGCTGGACGGGGTGGCCGATATCGGCATTGCCACCGAAGCATTGGAGAGTGTCGCAGAACTGGCCTCTTTTCCTTATTACTCGTGGCACCACGCTGTCATTGTGCCGCCCGGACACCCGCTGGAAGCAATACAGCCGCTCACGCTTGAAGGCATTGCAGAGTTCCCGATCATCACTTATCACGAAGGCTTTACCGGCCGGGCGGGAATTGATCAGACGTTCGCCGGGGCAGGATTGGTGCTCGACATCGCCATGTCCGCACTCGATGCGGACGTCATCAAAACGTACGTGGAACTGGGGCTGGGGGTGGGTCTCGTTGCGTCGATGGCCTTCAATCCCGTGCGGGACACCCGGCTGACGCTGCTGGACAGTTCCCACCTGTTCGGGCAAAACATCACCCACATCTCGATCCGCCGCGGTCATTACCTGCGGGGATACGCCTACCGGTTCATCGAGCTTTGCCTTCCTTCCCTGACGGAAGCCGCTATCCGCGCGGGCGTGAGGCCGCGAGCGGGAGTGGAACTGGGCGACTGA
- a CDS encoding ABC transporter ATP-binding protein, producing MLSYFEKLIYPYPDPTDRIPPKGFFTFIWEATEGVRRYLVAMTLLTASIGAFEALLFAMLGKVVDWLNQIPPSLLWEQERNTLLLFAGLLVASPLLVGIQNLVKHQVLGGNFPMRLRWNFHRLMLNQSMHFYQDEFAGRVAAKVMQTALALRDVCFILGDILVYVTIYFFTLVAVVGTFDLWILVPFAGWFALYLCALRYFVPKLSRVSQSQADARALMTGRISDAYTNIATVKLFSHAGREAGYAKLAMQEFLGTVHSQMRLITWFETVNQVMGACLIISAVAVALLLWVDGQIGVGAVAAVGAMSLRLNGMSHWVMWEMTSLFEQVGTVRDGITTLSRPHMVTDHPDAKRLQIKTAEIRFENVVFGYGSDVPVIDHLSLHIRPGEKIGLVGRSGAGKSTLVNLLLRFYDVEEGRILIDGQDIRYVTQDSLRANIGMVTQDTSLMHRSVRDNIAYGRPDATDAETVAAAKKAEAHDFIMDLTDPAGRSGYDAHVGERGIKLSGGQRQRIAIARVMLKNAPILLLDEATSALDSEVESVIQSSLYRLMEGKTVIAIAHRLSTIAAMDRLIVIDKGRIVEEGTHQSLIGMNGLYAGLWEHQSGGFLGEDA from the coding sequence ATGCTCAGCTATTTCGAGAAACTGATTTACCCCTATCCCGATCCCACCGACAGGATTCCCCCAAAAGGTTTTTTTACCTTTATCTGGGAGGCAACCGAGGGTGTAAGACGATACCTGGTGGCAATGACGCTGCTTACCGCATCAATCGGTGCGTTTGAAGCCTTGTTGTTCGCGATGCTGGGAAAAGTCGTCGACTGGCTCAACCAGATCCCGCCCTCTCTTCTATGGGAACAGGAGCGGAACACGCTTCTTCTGTTTGCTGGACTGCTGGTTGCAAGCCCCCTGTTGGTCGGTATACAAAACCTCGTCAAGCATCAGGTGTTGGGGGGGAATTTTCCGATGCGTCTGCGCTGGAATTTCCATCGCCTGATGCTGAACCAGAGCATGCACTTCTATCAGGATGAATTTGCGGGGCGGGTGGCGGCCAAGGTGATGCAAACCGCTCTCGCGCTGCGCGATGTCTGCTTTATTCTCGGCGATATACTGGTCTATGTAACGATTTACTTTTTTACTCTGGTGGCCGTCGTCGGGACGTTTGATCTCTGGATATTGGTACCTTTCGCAGGCTGGTTTGCTCTCTATCTTTGCGCACTGCGCTATTTCGTGCCCAAGCTCAGCCGTGTATCCCAATCTCAGGCGGATGCGCGCGCCTTGATGACGGGGCGCATCAGTGATGCTTATACCAATATCGCCACCGTAAAACTCTTCTCTCACGCTGGCAGGGAGGCCGGTTATGCCAAACTGGCGATGCAGGAGTTTCTGGGGACAGTACATAGCCAGATGAGGTTGATCACCTGGTTTGAAACCGTGAACCAGGTGATGGGGGCATGTCTCATCATCAGCGCAGTTGCGGTTGCCTTGCTGTTGTGGGTGGATGGGCAGATCGGCGTGGGCGCGGTGGCGGCCGTCGGTGCCATGTCATTGCGGCTTAACGGGATGTCGCATTGGGTCATGTGGGAAATGACTTCATTGTTCGAACAGGTGGGTACCGTACGCGATGGAATCACAACTTTGTCACGTCCCCATATGGTGACCGATCATCCCGATGCAAAACGTCTTCAGATAAAAACTGCCGAGATACGGTTTGAGAATGTGGTTTTCGGTTACGGGAGTGACGTCCCCGTAATAGACCATCTTTCGCTGCATATCAGGCCGGGCGAAAAAATCGGTCTGGTCGGACGCTCGGGCGCGGGTAAATCCACTCTCGTCAACTTGCTGCTTCGCTTTTATGATGTGGAGGAGGGGCGGATACTGATCGACGGGCAGGACATCCGGTATGTTACTCAGGACAGTTTGCGCGCCAATATCGGCATGGTTACGCAGGATACATCCCTCATGCATCGTTCGGTAAGGGACAACATCGCTTATGGTCGACCTGATGCCACCGATGCGGAAACGGTGGCCGCCGCGAAAAAGGCGGAGGCCCACGATTTTATTATGGACCTGACAGATCCTGCGGGACGCTCTGGCTATGATGCGCATGTGGGGGAGCGCGGGATAAAGCTTTCGGGCGGGCAGCGCCAGCGGATCGCCATAGCGAGAGTAATGCTAAAAAACGCACCGATTCTTCTGCTTGACGAAGCGACCAGCGCGCTGGACTCTGAAGTGGAGTCAGTCATCCAGTCCAGCCTCTACCGCCTGATGGAGGGCAAGACGGTGATCGCCATAGCGCATCGCCTATCGACCATTGCTGCCATGGATCGGTTGATCGTGATCGACAAGGGGCGGATCGTGGAGGAAGGAACACATCAAAGCCTGATCGGGATGAACGGCCTCTATGCCGGGCTTTGGGAGCATCAGAGTGGCGGTTTTCTGGGGGAAGACGCATAG
- a CDS encoding zinc dependent phospholipase C family protein, protein MPGAYAHLTMVNLVKEPDRLEKQGFPPEAIVSILDYFRFCELGAVSPDYPYLDIAHSSAGQWADRMHYQRTGDMIKAGVEWIRRLDGASRQKAFSWLLGYTSHVVTDTTIHPVIELKVGEYQKNKDKHRICEMHQDAYIFQRLNLGEIGLAEHLDSGIWSCCDKPGSGKLDSVITRTWQSMLETCYAGACQTDPPLIDNWHGAFKFVVDKAEEGHALPPFARHVAANLGLTYPAVADLDPQYLESLATPLEAMSYDAIFDRALENVLATGSLIAKAVFQNDNSYATALVNCNLDTGKDDQGNHIYWKKGVS, encoded by the coding sequence ATGCCTGGCGCTTATGCACACCTCACCATGGTGAACCTGGTCAAGGAACCGGACCGGCTTGAAAAGCAGGGGTTTCCTCCGGAAGCAATTGTCTCGATATTGGATTACTTCCGTTTCTGTGAGCTTGGCGCCGTGAGCCCTGATTATCCCTATCTGGACATTGCTCACTCCAGTGCTGGCCAGTGGGCGGATCGAATGCACTATCAGAGAACCGGCGACATGATCAAGGCAGGGGTCGAATGGATCAGAAGACTCGATGGAGCATCCCGGCAAAAAGCATTTTCATGGCTGCTGGGATACACCAGCCATGTCGTTACTGATACGACCATTCATCCCGTCATCGAACTCAAGGTGGGTGAATACCAGAAGAACAAGGATAAGCACCGGATATGCGAGATGCATCAGGATGCCTATATTTTCCAACGATTGAATCTCGGTGAGATAGGCCTGGCGGAACATCTGGATTCCGGAATCTGGAGCTGCTGCGATAAACCTGGCAGCGGAAAACTCGATTCCGTCATTACCCGCACGTGGCAGAGTATGCTTGAAACCTGCTATGCCGGCGCCTGCCAAACCGACCCTCCCCTCATCGACAACTGGCACGGCGCATTCAAGTTCGTTGTCGACAAAGCGGAAGAAGGCCATGCCCTTCCTCCTTTTGCGCGGCATGTCGCCGCCAACCTCGGTTTGACCTACCCTGCGGTTGCCGATCTCGATCCCCAATATCTGGAAAGCCTTGCGACCCCGCTTGAAGCGATGAGCTATGATGCGATATTTGATCGTGCCCTGGAGAATGTTCTTGCCACCGGGTCCCTCATTGCCAAGGCCGTCTTCCAAAATGATAATAGCTACGCGACGGCCCTGGTGAATTGCAATCTGGATACAGGAAAAGATGATCAGGGCAACCACATCTATTGGAAAAAGGGTGTCTCGTGA
- the nadB gene encoding L-aspartate oxidase translates to MPQLTFDTLIIGSGLAGLTLALNLAQNRKVGLITKRALLDGASGWAQGGIAATLSEEDSPEAHIHDTLVAGAGLCNEEVTRYVVENGPQAVQWLIEQGVPFTRDGGNGTGYHLTREGGHSVRRVIHAADATGKAVQLTLIERAHAHPNITVLEYHVAIDLITSAKLAGRIEPPCKKGNRCLGAYVLDSREGRVRTIAANNTVLATGGAGKVYLYTTNPDTATGDGIAMGWRAGCRIANMEFIQFHPTCLYHPHAKSFLISEAVRGEGGLLKLPDGTRFMPAHDERAELAPRDIVARAIDFEMKKRGLDCVYLDISHKPANFLKEHFPTIYQRCLEFGIDITKEPIPVVPAAHYTCGGVVTDWNGKTDLDNLYAIGETAHTGLHGANRLASNSLLECLVFGQAAARDIMQQTPEPLTALPQWDESRVTNADEEIVISHNWDELRRFMWSYVGIVRTTKRLQRAQHRINLLREEINEYYANFHVTNDLLELRNLVDTAGLIVQSAMLRHESRGLHYSKDYPDLLPEARDTVLKRGQ, encoded by the coding sequence GTGCCACAGCTTACTTTCGATACTCTGATAATTGGCAGCGGCCTGGCCGGGCTCACTCTTGCGCTCAATCTGGCGCAAAACAGGAAAGTGGGCCTCATCACCAAGCGTGCCTTGCTCGATGGGGCAAGCGGGTGGGCGCAGGGAGGAATCGCCGCAACACTATCGGAAGAAGACTCACCCGAAGCTCACATCCACGATACGCTTGTCGCAGGTGCGGGTCTTTGCAATGAAGAAGTGACGCGATATGTGGTGGAAAATGGTCCTCAAGCCGTCCAATGGCTGATTGAGCAGGGAGTGCCTTTCACGCGCGACGGCGGTAATGGAACCGGTTATCACCTGACGCGTGAGGGCGGTCATAGCGTTCGCCGCGTCATTCACGCGGCGGATGCGACCGGCAAGGCAGTGCAATTGACATTGATCGAAAGAGCGCATGCCCACCCCAATATCACCGTGCTCGAGTATCACGTTGCAATCGACCTCATAACAAGCGCCAAACTGGCCGGCCGTATCGAACCTCCCTGCAAGAAGGGCAATCGCTGCCTGGGCGCTTATGTGCTGGACAGCAGGGAAGGGAGGGTGCGCACCATAGCGGCGAATAACACCGTGCTGGCGACAGGTGGAGCGGGCAAGGTCTATCTTTACACTACCAATCCGGATACTGCGACCGGCGATGGCATCGCCATGGGCTGGCGCGCGGGTTGCCGCATAGCGAATATGGAGTTTATCCAGTTTCATCCAACCTGCCTTTATCATCCTCACGCCAAATCGTTCCTCATCAGCGAAGCGGTGCGAGGCGAGGGCGGCCTGCTGAAACTGCCGGACGGGACGCGTTTCATGCCCGCGCATGATGAACGTGCGGAACTTGCGCCGCGTGACATCGTTGCGCGTGCAATTGACTTTGAAATGAAGAAGCGCGGGCTCGACTGTGTGTACCTGGATATCTCGCACAAGCCGGCAAACTTCCTGAAGGAGCATTTTCCGACCATTTACCAGCGCTGCCTGGAATTCGGAATTGATATCACCAAAGAACCGATACCTGTGGTGCCTGCGGCTCACTATACATGTGGCGGTGTCGTCACCGATTGGAACGGCAAGACCGACCTGGACAATCTTTATGCGATTGGCGAAACCGCCCACACGGGTCTGCATGGAGCCAACCGCCTGGCAAGCAATTCACTGCTCGAGTGCCTGGTATTCGGGCAGGCCGCGGCACGGGATATCATGCAGCAGACCCCTGAACCTCTCACCGCATTGCCGCAATGGGATGAAAGCCGCGTGACCAATGCCGATGAGGAAATCGTCATTTCCCATAACTGGGATGAACTGCGGCGCTTCATGTGGAGCTACGTTGGCATCGTCCGCACCACTAAACGTTTACAGCGCGCGCAGCACCGCATCAATCTTTTGCGTGAAGAGATCAACGAATACTACGCGAATTTCCACGTCACCAACGATCTGCTGGAATTGCGCAACCTGGTGGATACCGCCGGTTTGATCGTACAAAGTGCGATGCTGCGGCATGAAAGCCGGGGACTACACTACAGCAAGGATTACCCGGACTTACTGCCGGAGGCAAGGGATACGGTGTTGAAGCGGGGACAGTAA
- a CDS encoding cation diffusion facilitator family transporter, with product MANHHSRGPGFSNMPSHTRHPGYHNHSPAPDHGRAFVIAIALNAGFVVVEFAYGFAANSTALMADAGHNLSDVLGLALAWGAAILSRKAPSERYTYGLRSTSILAALANAVLLLVACGAIAWEAFQRFSQPPLVAGLTVASVAAAGLLINGLSAWLFLKGSKEDLNIHGAFLHMATDAAVSAGVLVSGVAILFTQWYWLDPVISLMVVTVIMFNTWGLLRDSVQLALSAVPPHIDIAAIESFLRNQPGVTDVHDLHIWGLSTTESALTVHLVMPDGYPGDAFMDNIRNNLESHYAIHHSTLEIEQGTISHYCPVSTESD from the coding sequence ATGGCAAATCATCACAGTCGCGGCCCCGGTTTTTCCAACATGCCATCTCATACCAGGCACCCTGGATACCATAACCATTCTCCCGCACCCGATCACGGACGTGCGTTCGTTATTGCTATCGCCTTAAATGCCGGCTTTGTCGTGGTTGAATTCGCTTACGGCTTTGCCGCCAACTCGACGGCACTCATGGCGGATGCTGGGCATAATTTGTCGGATGTGCTCGGGCTTGCGTTAGCCTGGGGAGCGGCGATTTTGAGCCGCAAGGCTCCGAGCGAACGTTATACCTATGGTTTGCGCAGCACTTCGATACTCGCCGCGCTGGCAAATGCTGTTCTGCTTCTGGTGGCGTGCGGGGCAATCGCCTGGGAAGCTTTTCAGCGGTTTTCACAACCGCCGCTGGTAGCGGGCCTCACCGTTGCTTCCGTCGCAGCCGCTGGTCTTCTGATCAACGGTCTGTCTGCCTGGTTGTTTTTGAAGGGGAGCAAAGAGGACCTGAATATTCATGGCGCTTTCCTGCACATGGCGACAGATGCCGCTGTTTCGGCAGGCGTGCTCGTATCGGGGGTGGCGATCCTTTTTACGCAATGGTATTGGCTCGACCCGGTGATCAGCCTGATGGTCGTTACCGTCATTATGTTCAATACATGGGGTCTTCTGCGCGACTCGGTTCAGCTTGCGCTCAGCGCCGTGCCCCCGCATATCGATATTGCCGCGATCGAATCTTTTCTGCGTAACCAGCCGGGTGTGACGGACGTACATGACCTGCATATATGGGGTTTGAGTACGACCGAGAGCGCCCTCACTGTCCACCTCGTCATGCCGGACGGCTACCCGGGGGATGCATTCATGGACAATATCAGGAACAACCTTGAATCGCACTATGCGATCCACCACAGTACCCTGGAGATCGAACAGGGAACCATCAGTCATTATTGCCCGGTGTCGACGGAGTCCGATTGA